The following proteins come from a genomic window of Nothobranchius furzeri strain GRZ-AD chromosome 1, NfurGRZ-RIMD1, whole genome shotgun sequence:
- the LOC129160709 gene encoding cis-aconitate decarboxylase-like, translated as MLCSDLCFVPKKTIRPVRAARRLHNTAVEVQKHPAPEDTVTASFGKFISEIKPQHLSPVVLHRSKRMVLDSIGVGLIGSRTDVFELALQFCQHMYAPDHISSVYGRRGIRLSPTLAAFVNGVATHSMDFDDTWHPATHPSGAVLPALFALSDMMPANSKPSGLDFLLAFNVGIEIQGRLMRFSNEARSIPKRFHPPTVVGPMGSAAACSRLMSLDPSQCSHALAIAASLAGAPMANAATQSKPLHIGNASRLGLEAALLASRGLEASPLVLDAVAGVAGFSAFYEDYVPQPLESPDDGGHVFLLEEQDMAFKRFPAHLGMHWVADAAAAVHELLVGHGLGQVSPHQVQDILLRVPQSKYINRPFPESEHEARHSFQFNACSALLDGEVTVQSFSPPAMSRPELHFLLSRVRMEHPEDNPANFNRMYGEVQVTLVGGDILKGRCDTFYGHWRNPLTNESLSKKFRSNAEVVLPSEKVERLVEVVEKLDRLDDCGALLSQLQ; from the exons ATGCTTTGTTCTGATTTATGTTTTGTCCCAAAGAAAACCATCAGACCAGTGCGGGCTGCCAGAAGACTGCATAACACTGCAGTGGAGG TCCAGAAGCACCCAGCCCCAGAAGATACGGTCACAGCCAGTTTTGGGAAGTTCATCAGTGAAATAAAGCCTCAGCATTTGTCTCCGGTTGTGCTCCATCGCAGCAAAAGGATGGTGCTGGACAGCATCGGGGTCGGACTGATAGGGAGCAGGACAGATGTGTTTGAGCTGGCTCTTCAGTTCTGCCAG CACATGTATGCTCCGGATCACATCAGCTCTGTGTACGGACGCAGAGGGATCAGACTCTCCCCAACACTGGCAGCTTTCGTTAATGGAGTAGCG ACTCATTCCATGGACTTTGACGACACGTGGCATCCAGCCACTCATCCCTCAGGAGCTGTTCTCCCAGCTTTGTTTGCTCTCAGTGACATGATGCCGGCTAACAGCAAACCAAGCGGTCTGGACTTCTTACTGGCCTTCAATGTCGGCATTGAGATCCAGGGCCGTCTGATGAGGTTCTCTAATGAAGCACGCAGCATTCCCAAGAG gttcCATCCTCCCACTGTGGTGGGTCCTATGGGAAGTGCAGCAGCCTGTTCTCGTCTCATGTCTCTGGATCCGTCTCAGTGCAGTCATGCCTTGGCTATAGCAGCTTCTCTAGCTGGAGCTCCGATGGCTAATGCTGCCACTCAGTCCAAGCCCCTTCACATCGGCAACGCCTCTCGTTTGGGGCTTGAAGCTGCTCTGCTGGCCTCCAGAGGCCTAGAGGCCAGTCCTCTGGTCTTGGATGCTGTTGCAGGAGTGGCGGGCTTCAGCGCCTTTTATGAAGATTATGTTCCTCAGCCTTTAGAGTCACCTGATGATGGTGGACATGTGTTCCTGTTAGAGGAGCAGGACATGGCTTTTAAGCGTTTTCCTGCCCATCTGGGGATGCACTGGGTAGCTGATGCTGCAGCTGCGGTCCATGAGCTCCTTGTGGGACATGGTCTAGGACAGGTGTCCCCACATCAGGTCCAGGACATCCTGCTCAGAGTCCCCCAGTCTAAATACATCAACAGGCCTTTTCCCGAGTCAGAGCACGAGGCACGCCACTCCTTCCAGTTTAacgcctgcagcgctctgctggACGGTGAGGTGACCGTGCAGTCCTTCAGCCCGCCCGCCATGAGCCGCCCAGAGCTGCACTTCCTGCTGAGCCGTGTTCGCATGGAGCATCCTGAGGACAACCCCGCCAATTTCAACCGCATGTACGGAGAAGTCCAGGTGACTCTAGTTGGAGGAGACATCCTGAAGGGCCGCTGTGACACCTTCTACGGCCACTGGCGCAACCCGCTGACAAACGAGAGCCTGAGCAAGAAGTTCAGAAGCAACGCAGAGGTGGTGCTGCCATCAGAGAAGGTGGAGcggctggtggaggtggtggagAAGCTGGACAGGCTGGATGATTGTGGAGCTCTTCTCTCACAGCTGCAGTGA